GACAGTTTGATTTCAAATGGGTCTGTCGGGGGTTCGAAGTTTTTGCGGGTTACCTGTGACCTGTCCGGTTCCGGCAGGGCTCGCCTGTCGATTTTTCCGCTGGAATTCAAGGGGATTTCGTCAATCAGCATATAATAGGAAGGGACCATGAATCCGGGGAGTCTTTTTAAAAGCTCGCCTCGCAGCGCCTTAAAGTCCGGGCGGGAACCTTTTTTAGGCACAATATACGCACTAAGGGCTTTTTTGCTCCGGTCCTCGATATCCAGCACTACTGCATCCGAGACTTCGGGGAACCGGCGTATGGTATTTTCAATTTCTCCCAGCTCGATTCTCAGGCCGCGGATTTTAACCTGTGAATCAACACGCCCCAGGAAAGCGATTTCACCCTTGGGGTACCACCTTCCCAGGTCGCCGGTACGGTACAACCTCTCGCCGGGTATAAAGGGGCTGGGAATAAACCTTTCCGCGGTCAGCCCGGGGTTGTTCAGGTAACCGCGTGCCAGGCCCCTGCCGCCGATATAGATTTCGCCAGGCACGCCGATGGGCACCATGTTCATGTGCTTGTCCAGGATGTAAACCTGGGAACCGTCAATGGGGCGTCCGATGTTGATTTCGTTGGTGTTTGTCAGGTTCTTGAAGGTGGCCGCGATAGTGATTTCCGTCGGCCCGTAAGCATTTAGGATTTCGGCGCCGGACACCTCTTTGATCCGCTTGAGGAGTTTGTCGGGGAAAACGTCGCCGCCGATCATGATTTCCTTGAGGCGAAGGAAGCATTCCCGGCTGCCGGGGTCATCCAGCAGCAGCTGCATGCGCATCGGCGTGCTCAACAATTTGGTTACCCCGTGCCTGAGGATGAGGTTTTTTTGGAGCGAGGGGATGACTTGTTCTTTTTCATCGGCTATTACCACCTTCATCCCGTTGACCAGCGCGGGAAAAACCTCCAGGATGAAAAGGTCGAAGGCCACCGTGGACAGAGACAGGACGGCTTCGCCGGGCTTGAAGTACATTACTTTTTTGAGGGCGTGCACCAGCGAGCAGAGGCCGGAGTGTTTGATCATGACTCCCTTGGCGAGCCCCGTGGAGCCGGAGGTGTAGATGATATATGCCAGGTCGTCGGGTTTGTTGACCGGTGCCGGGCGCTCGGTCGGTGCGACGGCAATCCGCTCGTCATCCGGGCGCATCACCAGCCGGGGGTTCAGGGAAAACCGGGCCGCCAGCTCGTTTGTTGTAATGATATATTTTGCGCAGCTGTTTTGTAACGTGTATTTAATCCGGTCCTCGGGATAAGCGGGGTCAATAGGCAGGAACGCGCCGCCGGCTATGATCACCCCCAGCATGGAACCGACTATCTCGCTGCAGCGCGGCAACATAACCGCTACGATGTCATCCCGCTTGAGTCCTGCCCTGCGGAGGGAATTAGCCAGGCGATTGGCTGTGGCGTCCAGTTCGGCGAATGAAACCGGCCGGTTTTGGAATACCACCGCTTCTCCAGCGGGTGAAAGGTCAACCTGTTTTTGGAAGAGTTCGACAAAGGTGCTGTTAGGGCTGTGGGTCGAGGTCTTCGGGTTAAAGCCCTGTATACGTTGCAATTCCTCGCTCCCGATTATGCTGAGAGAATGGAGGGGCTTGTCCGGATTATCGAGGGCATCATCAATGAGACATTTGAAGTGACTGTGGATGAAGTCAATTTCCCGGTCCGGGAAGCAGGAGGTATTGTAGTCGTAGTTAAGGATCAAAGAGCCCTCGTCATCCCGGTCATTGATATGAATGATCAGCGGTTCATTTTGATAGCCCGAAAAATGCCAGCGGGTTGAACCGTCCCACTGTTGGATTTCTTTGGATGTTTTGGCGTTCTGGTAAGATATTGTTATTTCAAAAAGGTTTTCCGCCACATGGTGATTTTTTCTAACTTCGCGCTGAAGCAGGTCGTAGGGGTACTGCTGGTGGCGCAGGACGGAAAGCCAGTTAGTCGTTATACTGTGCGCATAATCAATGCAGCTGGCGGACTCGTCAATCCGAAAACGCAGGGGAACGGTGCTGATAAACATCCCGGTGATTGATTTTTCCCTGGCGTTAAGACGGTTTAGCACCGGGGTTCCGAGCACGATGTCTTCGGAACCTGTAATACGGTTGATGTATATCGTCAGCATGGTAAGAAAGAACGAGAATACGGTAATCCCTGTTTTTCCACAGAATTTTCGGATGCGCTCGGCCTCTTCCCTGGAGAGGAGAAAAGCCTTGCGGCGGGCAGTAAGACTCTTTTTCGACGGTTTTTTGGTCTGCAGCGTTACCAGGTCCGGTATGGGGGTGAATTGATTGATCCAGTATTCCCGGTCTTTGTTAAATCTATCAGAGGCCAGGTATTTTTGTTCCCTGGCTATGTATTCCGAATAGGCCGGCGCCGGAGAAACATCCGGTTCCCGGCCTTCGCAAAATATACGGTAAGCTTTCATAATCTGTGAGTTGAGGAGCATTTCAGTCCAGGCATCCGTTATGATGTGGTGAAAATTACAGAAAAAGCCGCCCTCGGCGTCGCTGAGTTTAAACATGGCAAAGTAATATAAATCGGAATCAATGAAACGGAGGGGTATACGCGAAAGCTTGGCATCCCATTTATACAGCTCATCCAGAGGTTTTCCCGTAAAATCAAAAAAATCCACCTTAAACGAATGATAAGGCCTGTAGTACTGCAGGGGGGTAGTCCCCTGTTCAATTATTCGTGTGCGCATACCCTCGTTAATCCTAACCACATGGTTAATGGCTTTTTCCAGCGCGTGGTAATCAACCTTTTCTTTGATGCGGACCGTTCCGGAGATATTAGATACGCTCGTTCCCGGAAAAGTCTTTTCGACATACCAAATACGTTTTTGGGGGTGGGTCAAAGGATATAAATTATTCAAGGGTTTTCCTCCCGGGTAAAATATAGACAATTTGCGGCATTTTTTTAGCCCATGCTATTATTATAGAATAAACGGATATAAAATTGTCATAGATATTTTTCGGATACGGCTCAGAACTCGCTGAAAATATGATATAGTCAAACTCAATGGTAAAAGATTCCTTGTAATTATTAAAGACCCCCATACGGAAAGTTCACGCTCCGGGGGCCTTTTTGTTTTAGCGCTTAAACACAATCCAATATCCTTACGAATCCCTGCTTACTCTACCACAATGCTTTGCAGGGCCTTTTCTTTATTCTCGTCTCTTTTTTCGTCCAGGTACTTGCTTGTGGCTTTGCATATTGCCTCAATCAGCTCTGCTTCGCATTTTTTCATTTCTTTGGCTATCCGTTCGGGCATTCTGGCGGTTATTTCGTCCATGATCTTAAGCTTGAGCGATAAAAGTTCTTCGAGTAGCGTCTCGCTCATTTTTTCTCACCCTCCTTTCCAAACCGTATTTTCAAGACCTCATCCGCAAATCTGGCTCCTTTGACCGCCAACCCCTGCAAAGTCCTCGGCAGCGTAATGACCCGCTTGATGTTTCCCACTCTTACTATCAGTTCATCGCCTTTCAGGTTCAGGGACAAATCCTTCTTTTCGGCAAACGGCATATAGAGGTCCATGGCGTATTCGCCGCCTTCCTTCTTTACTTGTTGCGTCCTGATGTTGTATTTGATTTCCACCGGGTCCTCGTTGCCGAAGATTTCATTTCCCATCCTGGCCAGCATTCCCGCGCCCACCACCTCTCTTTCAAATAACGGCGCGTAGTAGATGGGAATAGGGGAGAAACTTTCCTTAATCATATCGATATATTTCTTTTGAATGTCTTTCCAGACCACGAAGTAATCGTCCGACACGCCGTCAGGTATTACCCTGTTGACTATAACGGCGTCCACGTTATAGTCGTAAATATTCAGGCAGGTAAAGCTCCTTTGCGCTTCTTTAATCACCATTTTTTCAGGGTTTACCACGATCCTTATGCTGGTAACGTCCCTGTCGGAAAGTATTCGCCTCATCTCGTCAAGCTGCGTGTAAACGGTCTCGATCTCGCCCATCACCTCGTCGGTGGGCATCGGCACTCCAAGCAGCGGCTCCACGACGGGCCGCACTATTTTGATTGCCTTCCTTTTCAGCGGGAAGAGCTTATCCATCCACCACCTGAGCATGTCGGGGAAGCTTAAAAGGGCCAAAGTCTCCCCGGTAGGCGCGCAGTCAACGATAATAACGTCGAATGCCTTTTGCCGGTAATAATCGAGCAGCCTGAGCAGGCTCATCAAGTCCTCCATACCGGGGAATACGGTAAGCTCTTCAGTGGTTATATCCTTTATGGACTTTGCCGTAAACAGGTTTGTCAGGTAATCCTGCACCTTGGCCCACCCTTTTTCTGCTTCGTGGATCGGATCGATTTCCTGCGCCCAAAGGTTTTTTTCCACCTCTACCGGCTCTGGCGAAAGTTTCATGTCCAGCGAATCGCCCAGGCTGTGAGCCGGGTCGGCGCTGACCACAAGAGTTTTCAGGCCCAGGTCTGCGCTTTTGAGCGCCGTGGCGGCGGAAATGCAGGTCTTGCCGACGCCGCCTTTTCCGGTATAGAGTATAATTCTCATCATTATTTCCCCTTTCAAATTAAATGCTTAATGAATATTACGGATTACGAAATTTATGGCAGTATTTAAGCCCGTTTTTTCGGGCCGGGCAAGCACGCGGTCAGTTGATGGCCGGAACAGCAAACAGTCACTCGATGTCGATTTTTTTGATTTCGGCCTTTTCTTTGCCGCCTTCGCTTCTTCCAGGGCGGTTCTTATTTATTATGTCAAAAATCTTGATAAAAATCCTTAAAAGGAATTCCTGTTCCTCTTCCGTCAGTCCCTCCTTGATCATCTGCATATACTCGTTTCCCTTTTGTTTGATGGTGTTTATCAACTCTTTTCCTTTGCCGGTGAGCCTGATGACGACGATTCTCCGGTCGGAATCGCTCCTTTCCCTTACCAGGAAGCCCTTTTTGACCAGACGGTCGACGATGCCCGTGGCCGTGCTCATGGGTATGTTCACGTGGCCGGCGATCTGGCTCATGATTATTTCGCCGTGTCGTTCCACCAGCAGCAGAGTGAACAACTCCTGTTTGGACATCGCCAGGTCGATGGCAATCCACTCTTCGGGGAAAAAGAGCTTTTTCATGTTGTCCACAAAAAGGTCAAGCATGTCGTTGTAGTTCAATTTCCGTCCCTCCCCAGCCATATATTACGAGATGCGAAATATTTCAATTACATAATAACGCGCCGAACAAAAGAAATCAAGAGCCATTTTTTGCTTTGAATAAATTTTGTCGCCAGCCGAAGCAGAAGGTTAGTAGTTAGACAATACGCCACTTGCTGCGTCATCCGAAGGATGGAAATTCTATTCTCATGGTAGATAGATATATAGATATAATAAAGCAGGAAAATTAATAAGCAATGGCGAACAGGCTATTATAACAATTGACCGGTTTGCCCGGTTCGACTGATCTGCATCGCATTATGCCAAAGCATGAGCGAACCCCGGCATGCTGTAAACAACAAAAATCAAAGGGACTGTGCAAGGATGAAAAAGAAGCTGCTTGATTTTGAATCGGGATTGTTCCGGTCGTTCAATTACCGGAACTATCGTCTTTTTTTCGGGGGGCAGTGCATTTCTTTAATCGGCACATGGATTCAACTCCTGGCGATGAGTTGGCTGGTTTACCGCCTGACGAATTCGGCGCTCTTGCTGGGCATCGTCGGCTTTGCCAATGAACTGCCCGTTTTTCTTTTTACCCCGTTTGCCGGCGTCCTGGCTGACCGATGGAAAAGGCATCGCGCCCTGCTGGCGACCCAAACCCTGGCCATGCTCCAGGCCCTGGTCCTGGCGGCCTTGGTCCTGACAGGCCGCCTTCAAACCTGGCAAATCATATGCCTGGGGGTGTTTTTGGGGTGTGTTAACGCCTTTGATATGCCCATCCGGCAGTCGTTTATCGCCGACCTGGTCGATAAAAAAGAGGACCTTGGCAATGCCATCGCTTTGAATTCATCGATGTTCAATGCCGCCCGCCTGGTGGGACCGTCAATCGCGGGGATACTGGTTTCTTTAGTCGGCGAAGGGCTTTGTTTTCTGGTGAACGGGATAAGCTATTTTGCGGTCATTGTGGCCTTGCTGGCGGTGAAAGTTACCGGCAGGCCGGCGGAGAAACGGCGAGGCGGGGTCTTCCAGGATTTAAAGGAAGGTTTTTCTTATGCTTATGGTTTTATTCCTATCCGCTATATTTTGCTCCTTTTGGCCCTGGTCAGTTTAATCGGTATGCCGTACACCGTCCTGATGCCCGTTTTTGCCAAGGACATCCTTGGCGGAGGCCCGCACACCCTGGGGTTTTTAATGGGGGCCACTGGCCTGGGGGCATTGATCGGCGCGGTTTATTTGGCCTCGCAAAAAGGGCTTTATGGGGTAATCAACAATATCCCATTGGCGGCGGGCGTTTTCGGTGCAGGGCTGGTGGCCTTTTCCCATTCCACGGACTTGAGGCTTTCTTTGGCTTTTTTGCTAGTCAGCGGTTTTGGGATGATGGTCCAGATGGCTTCAAGCAACACAGTGCTGCAGACGGTGGTCGACGACAACAAGCGGGGGCGTGTGATGAGCTTTTACGTCCTGTCTTTCCGCGGCATGGCCCCGTTCGGCAGCTTTATGACCGGCGCGCTGGCGGACAGGATCGGCGCTGTAAACACTTTGCTGTTCGGCGGTCTGGCTTGCCTTTTGGGAGCTGTAGTATACGCGAGCAAACTCAAGCATTTGCGAAGCGTTATTCTTAAAGCATATGCCGACAAAGGCCTGGCCTGAGCATTGACCTCGCAAGAAAAAACGGCGGCGGCAAGACGCGGTGCGCTGGAATTCGAAAACGGAATGAGGTATTGTGCCGGGGCGGGAGGATTTCCAAAGGAACGCGTCGAAAAATATTAAAAGTAAATTTGAGTAAATTATTGAGGGGAGCTAATGAGGCCATGGGCCCGAAAATATTTTACAAAGTCAGCTACGGGCTCTATGTGATTGGTTCCGCCAGGAAAGGGGCTTTCAACGGACAGATTGCCAACACGGTTTTCCAGGTCTCGGCGGATCCGGCCACGGTGGCAGTGAGTATCAACAAGAACAACCTGACCGGCGAGTTTATTAAAGACAGCGGGGTTTTTTCAGTTTCCATATTTACCTAAAACGGCCGCCCTGGATTTCATCGGCCGTTTTGGTTTTAAATCAGGCAGGGATATCGATAAGTATCAAGGGGTTTCCTTCAGGCAGGGCATGACTGGAGCGCCTGTTTTGCTGGAACAGTCCGTCGGCTTTATCGAAGCCGGGGTGATAAACAGCCTTGATGTGGAGACCCACACCCTGTTTATCGGAAGGGTGGTCAATGCCGGGGTGTTCAGCGACGAA
This sequence is a window from Peptococcaceae bacterium. Protein-coding genes within it:
- a CDS encoding amino acid adenylation domain-containing protein; the protein is MNNLYPLTHPQKRIWYVEKTFPGTSVSNISGTVRIKEKVDYHALEKAINHVVRINEGMRTRIIEQGTTPLQYYRPYHSFKVDFFDFTGKPLDELYKWDAKLSRIPLRFIDSDLYYFAMFKLSDAEGGFFCNFHHIITDAWTEMLLNSQIMKAYRIFCEGREPDVSPAPAYSEYIAREQKYLASDRFNKDREYWINQFTPIPDLVTLQTKKPSKKSLTARRKAFLLSREEAERIRKFCGKTGITVFSFFLTMLTIYINRITGSEDIVLGTPVLNRLNAREKSITGMFISTVPLRFRIDESASCIDYAHSITTNWLSVLRHQQYPYDLLQREVRKNHHVAENLFEITISYQNAKTSKEIQQWDGSTRWHFSGYQNEPLIIHINDRDDEGSLILNYDYNTSCFPDREIDFIHSHFKCLIDDALDNPDKPLHSLSIIGSEELQRIQGFNPKTSTHSPNSTFVELFQKQVDLSPAGEAVVFQNRPVSFAELDATANRLANSLRRAGLKRDDIVAVMLPRCSEIVGSMLGVIIAGGAFLPIDPAYPEDRIKYTLQNSCAKYIITTNELAARFSLNPRLVMRPDDERIAVAPTERPAPVNKPDDLAYIIYTSGSTGLAKGVMIKHSGLCSLVHALKKVMYFKPGEAVLSLSTVAFDLFILEVFPALVNGMKVVIADEKEQVIPSLQKNLILRHGVTKLLSTPMRMQLLLDDPGSRECFLRLKEIMIGGDVFPDKLLKRIKEVSGAEILNAYGPTEITIAATFKNLTNTNEINIGRPIDGSQVYILDKHMNMVPIGVPGEIYIGGRGLARGYLNNPGLTAERFIPSPFIPGERLYRTGDLGRWYPKGEIAFLGRVDSQVKIRGLRIELGEIENTIRRFPEVSDAVVLDIEDRSKKALSAYIVPKKGSRPDFKALRGELLKRLPGFMVPSYYMLIDEIPLNSSGKIDRRALPEPDRSQVTRKNFEPPTDPFEIKLSAIWERGLGVKNVGSGEDFFDLGGDSLDVVSLVTAVHAEFGVEMSISDIYELPTLQKQAARISELAVLNKDFASQNIIPLRRGGAESNLFMVHAGNGEVNNYYKLCRHFTDRLNYYGLRFLMKSLAPANLSITELASHYLEQVRIIQPNSPYALAGWCIGGTIAFEMARQLEASGEKVRLLALINSISPHTWTGVTPFSPESERAFLSSFLSFTDRDLPASATDLQELWNIVRHYIQSGKLSEQTIRTGIPDEAAAAIPNFCGADTVTLIKYVNTIRTLHNARAFYRPPGPLEARVCFIEASANDVIADKDGNLAGWQRYCLNPIDRVPVEGGHFSIFEPPHVEELAKALDRLLS
- a CDS encoding ArsA family ATPase, whose protein sequence is MMRIILYTGKGGVGKTCISAATALKSADLGLKTLVVSADPAHSLGDSLDMKLSPEPVEVEKNLWAQEIDPIHEAEKGWAKVQDYLTNLFTAKSIKDITTEELTVFPGMEDLMSLLRLLDYYRQKAFDVIIVDCAPTGETLALLSFPDMLRWWMDKLFPLKRKAIKIVRPVVEPLLGVPMPTDEVMGEIETVYTQLDEMRRILSDRDVTSIRIVVNPEKMVIKEAQRSFTCLNIYDYNVDAVIVNRVIPDGVSDDYFVVWKDIQKKYIDMIKESFSPIPIYYAPLFEREVVGAGMLARMGNEIFGNEDPVEIKYNIRTQQVKKEGGEYAMDLYMPFAEKKDLSLNLKGDELIVRVGNIKRVITLPRTLQGLAVKGARFADEVLKIRFGKEGEKK
- a CDS encoding MarR family transcriptional regulator, which encodes MNYNDMLDLFVDNMKKLFFPEEWIAIDLAMSKQELFTLLLVERHGEIIMSQIAGHVNIPMSTATGIVDRLVKKGFLVRERSDSDRRIVVIRLTGKGKELINTIKQKGNEYMQMIKEGLTEEEQEFLLRIFIKIFDIINKNRPGRSEGGKEKAEIKKIDIE
- a CDS encoding MFS transporter codes for the protein MKKKLLDFESGLFRSFNYRNYRLFFGGQCISLIGTWIQLLAMSWLVYRLTNSALLLGIVGFANELPVFLFTPFAGVLADRWKRHRALLATQTLAMLQALVLAALVLTGRLQTWQIICLGVFLGCVNAFDMPIRQSFIADLVDKKEDLGNAIALNSSMFNAARLVGPSIAGILVSLVGEGLCFLVNGISYFAVIVALLAVKVTGRPAEKRRGGVFQDLKEGFSYAYGFIPIRYILLLLALVSLIGMPYTVLMPVFAKDILGGGPHTLGFLMGATGLGALIGAVYLASQKGLYGVINNIPLAAGVFGAGLVAFSHSTDLRLSLAFLLVSGFGMMVQMASSNTVLQTVVDDNKRGRVMSFYVLSFRGMAPFGSFMTGALADRIGAVNTLLFGGLACLLGAVVYASKLKHLRSVILKAYADKGLA
- a CDS encoding flavin reductase family protein, which translates into the protein MGPKIFYKVSYGLYVIGSARKGAFNGQIANTVFQVSADPATVAVSINKNNLTGEFIKDSGVFSVSIFT
- a CDS encoding flavin reductase family protein, with the translated sequence MDFIGRFGFKSGRDIDKYQGVSFRQGMTGAPVLLEQSVGFIEAGVINSLDVETHTLFIGRVVNAGVFSDEESMT